ATGCCGATGCCGTTGGCCACTTCCTCCACGTTGGCGCCGGAGGCTTCGCAAATGGCGGCCACGGCGTTGATGTAGGAGATTTTGAGGGCCAGGAAGGAGTTGGCGGCGTGTTTGATCAGCTCGGCCGAATTGATGTCGGTGACGATGATGGGGGCGTTGAAGGGCGCGTACAACTCCTTCATTGCGGCCACGGGGCGCGGCGAGCGCACACCAATGACGATGCGGTCTGGTTTGAGGAAATCCTCGACCGCAAAGCCTTCACGCAAAAACTCCGGGTTGCTGACAACGTCAAACTCCACTTTGGCCTTGCAATAGCGTTTGATGGTCTCGGCCACTTTTTCGCCGGTTTTTACGGGCACGGTGCTTTTGTCCACGACGATTTTGTAGGAGGTCATGGCGCCAGCAATGTCGCGCGAGACTCCTTCCATGAAGCTCAAATCCACCGAGCCATCCGGCAGCGGGGGGGTGGGCACCGCAATGAAAATGATGTCGGCGCGGTCCACGCCCTCCTTGGTGGAGGTGGTGAAATCCAGGCGGCCGGCGGCCTTGTTGCGCTGCACCAGCTCTTCCAGCCCCGGCTCATAAATGGGCATCTGACCGGCCTTGAGGGTGGCAATCTTGGCGGCATCGCAATCCACGCAAACCACCTGATGGCCCACCTCCGCAAAACAGGTGCCGGTCACCAATCCCACGTAACCCGTCCCAATAATGCACAGGCGCATAGTGCGGCGTAGGCTAGCCACCTTGCTGCTGCGGCTCAAGCACTTTCCCTTGATGCAGCCGGGGATTGGCGGTAAGAAAATGGCATGCAACCATGGCGACGAGAGCTGGGGCCGTGCCCCTTTTGCGGGCGGGCCGTGCTGGGAGTGCTGATCCTACTGCTAATTTTATTGTCACTCTTACGCTCCCTGGCGCAGCCGGCCAATGCTTCATCCAGCCCCTACGCCCGCTGGAAGAACGGCCCCTCGGCGGATCCCGGCTTTTTCCCAATCGCGGTATGGCTGCAGAACCCTGCCAAGGCCGAGCACTTCAAAGCCGCGGGCTTCAACGTGTATGTGGGCCTGTGGCGCGGTCCCACCGAGGCGCAGTTGAGCGCCCTCAAAGCCGCCGGTATGAAGGTGATTTGTCATCAGAATGAAGTGGGGCTTCGTCATCGCGATGATCCCATCATCATTGGCTGGATGCACGGCGATGAACCGGATAATGCCCAGTCCCTTGGGCAGGGCAAGGGTTATGGCCCGCCCATTCCGCCGGCAAAAATTGTGGAGGATTACCACCGCATTCGGGCCGCCGACCCGACGCGCCCGGTGCTCCTGAACCTGGGCCAGGGGGTGGCGTGGGATCGCTGGCATGGCCGCGGCGTGCGCACCAATCACCCCGAAGATTATCCGGAGTACATCAAAGGCTGCGATATTGTGTCATTTGACATTTATCCCGTGGCCCACAGCCATCCGGACGTGCGCGGCAACCTCTGGTACGTGGCTCGGGGGGTGGAGCGCCTCAAGCAATGGAGCCGCCCCGAGCAGGTGGTCTGGAATTGCATCGAATGCACGCGCATCAGCTCCACCAACAAGGCCACCGCCGCGCAGGTGAAGGCCGAGGTGTGGATGTCCCTCATTCACGGCTCGCGTGGCCTTATTTATTTTGTCCACGAATGGAATCCCCGCTTTAACGAATCAGCCCTGCTGGACGATCCAGAGCTGCTGCCGGCGATCACCGAGATTAATCGCCAGATCCATGCTCTGGCCCCCGTGCTGAACCAGCCAACCCTGCCGCAAGCCGTGCGTGTGACCACCGAACCGCCGGAGGTGCCCGTGGCCGTGGCCGCCCATCGCCACGAGGGCGCCCTCTACATATTTGCCGTCGCCATGCGCGACCGGCCCGTGCAAGCCGTTTTCACCCTGCAACAACAGGCTGTGGGAGCTTCCGTGGAAGTCCTCCACGAAAACCGCCGCCTTCCCCTCACCAACGCCACCTTCCGCGACACCTTCCCCCCTTACGGCGTGCATTTGTATAAAATAGATGAGCGACCCTGATAATTGGTCGAACTTCAACCACCAGATTGGGGAGAATAAAATACTCAGCATGTCTCGCACTAGTGACAAAAGTCTGACATTGAGATGCCTTCAACCTTTATGGGAATAGGTCATTTGCCCGAGCAATTAGCCAGCCATCGGATTGTGTTTGGGGGTTATTTGGAATCGCGGTCAATTTGGTCGATTTTTTGTTGCAGACTCTCCAAACGGGACAGCAGTTCGCTGATCGAGACGGCATTGGATTCCTTGTGCCCAAGGAAAAGGGAGGCAACGAGGCCGCTAAGGCCGGCAAAAGATGCCCGAGCCGCAGACGAGGGTATCCATGAATTGGATGCCTTGGCTGGTTTTCGGTGGCAGGGTCAAGAGGATGTTGGCGGCCAGGGCGGTGAGTATGACAAGCTAAGGATGTGAATGGCGATTGGGAATGAGCCGACGGAGACAATGATTTGGAGTTTGGTGTTTTGCGTGGGGGTGTTTTAACAAAAAGTACGGGGAATGGCACGAAGTTGCTTGTGCTGCCTGCGAGGCGTGAAGGGGTGGACGGGAGGCTGGCAATAAAAAAGCCCCCGCGGTGAGGCGGGGGCTTGAGGGGAAACGGCGTGTGGCCGTGCGCCGCGGCTAGATTTTCTTGGGCATTTTGACCCACGCGCCTTTCTTGGACGCGCTTTTGACCGCGGTTTCGATGAAGGCCAGGCCCATCCAGCCGTCTTCGATGTTGGCGTATTTGCTGCCGTCAATGGTGACCTTGCCGGTGGCTTTCCACTTCCGGATGTCCGCCTCGAAGCAGCGGTGCAGGCGGGCAAAGGCATCGTGGAAGGCTTCGGGGTGCCCGGGCGGAATGGTGACCTCGTCGAGCAATTCCTTGGGCACGTCCTTGAGGAAGCCGTCGTTGGGCACCACGCAGCCGCGCCAATAGACGCGGTCGGGCTGGCCCATGAGGCTGATGGTGATGCTTTCGGGTTCCTCCTGGCGCCAGCGCAGGGAGCCTTTGGTGCCGTTGATGCTGATGCCCAGATCATTCTTGTGCCCGATGCAAATCTGGGAGGCCCGCACCAGCGCGCGCGCGCCGTTGTTGAGTTTGCAGTAGGTGGTGAAGTGGTCGTCCAATTGGCGGCCGGGCACAAAAGTTTCGAGCTGGGCCGACACTTCCGTGACCTCCAGGCCGGTGACGTAGCGCAATTGCATGAGGGCGTGGGTGCCGATGTCCCCGCCGCAGCCGGAGGCGCCGGCGAGCTTGGGATTGACGCGCCAGGAGGCCTGCTGCTGGCCGGTGTCTTCCAGCTTGGTGGCGAGCCAGCCCTGGATGTAGTAGCTGTCCACCCAGCGGATTTCGCCCAGCAACCCGCTGCGCACCACCCAGCGGGCAAAGCGCGAGGTCCAATGGCCCAGATAGGTGTGCGCCACACCAAAAGGCACGCCGGTCTTGCGTTGCATCTTCACCAGTTCGGTGGCCTGCTTAAGGTTGACGGTCAGGGGCTTTTCGCAGAACACCGGGATGCCAGCCTTCATGGCCTTCATGGCGGGGTCGAAGTGCACATGATTGGGCGTCACGATGAGCACGTAGTCCAGGCGTTCTTCTTCGGGCAGTTTGGCCTGTTCAGCGATCATTTCATCGTAGGAGCCGTAACCCTTGATGGGATAGGGCCATTTCTCGGCTTCCTCGAGCGCGATTTTGGGATCCGGGAACAAGGCGCCAGCCACCACGCGGCGGGTGCCGTCCATGTGGATGGCGCGTTGATGGGGATGCACAATAAACGCGCCTTTGCCGCCGCCAATCAATCCGACTTTCAATGGTTTCTGTGACATAAGCAACTTGTGGTTTGTTCGTTTCTTCGTGTTCACACCACTGAGCCCCGCCCGGGAAAACCCCCGGAACCACGGCAACCCAGCGCAGGACGTATGGGCATGACCCTAGAAAATCAGCGCCCGGGCTTCAAGGTTTTTGTTGCTGGCGTTGTTGGCCCAGCGGCAGGTGTTGCCTGCCCGAGGCTCCTCCTTCTTTCAGGGCGATGGGGGCAGGAGTTCATTTCGTAGCGGCTAAGGCGCCACAGCGGTTTAATTTTGCCGGGTTCTTCTGCAGGGAGCGGACGTCGAGACATCGAGGCCGGAACAGGCAGGGCGGGCCGTCTCTTGGGTGCACAGCCGAGGTGCGGTGCCCTGCGATATAAATTGGAAATTTAGGCTTGTGTGCCGGCTCCATTTATGCATTATGTTGAATGAAGCAAAAATCCAAATAGCTGCCGATAACTGCATCCTGACGCAATTCCCACCCATCGTTCAAAGTCCTTGGGCAAGCAGGTTGTGGTCATAGTGGTTATTTGGGGCACAGAGTGCCGTAATTTGTCAGTTGCCTGAGGTACGCCATGAAAACAAACCTGTTGCCCTTTTATTTAAGGCATCTTTTTGGGATTCTTTCACTCAGCCTCTTTCTTGCCCCGCATATTTGGGCTGCGTGTCTGGCACCGCCCGCCGGCAGCGTGGGGTGGTGGCCGGCGGAGGGGTGGCCGAACGATTTGCTGGGGCGGCATCCCAACGTGATGCAGGATGGCGCCACGTTTGCGACCGGCAAGGTGGGGCGCGCGTTTTATTTTGACGGAGCAAATGCCACCATTGAGCCTCTCACGCAGCCGCTGACCAATATCGCCAATACGTTTACCCTGGAATTTTGGGCTTACCCTACCCGGGGGCGTAATACTACTACGGAAAACACCAGCGGCCTGGCCGGGACAAGCGGCCAACGTTATGCCGTGGCTCCCGAGAGCGTCAATCTGGGCACGGTGGTGGGAGCTGGAGTGTCGGTGGGGACCAATGGCGTGAGTGTGTTTGAACATGGCACCAGTTACCTGCCTTCTTTGCTGGTGTTCGACACGAACATCACCGACTGGGTGCACATTGCGGTGGTTTATCAAAATAAACAACCCCGCCTCTATCTTAATGGCGTGTTGGTACGCACGGGACTGACCAGCACACGCGCCACCGTTTTTCCCTCCAAATTGTTCGGGGGCGTGTCGAGCTATGGCTATTACGGCGGGTGGTTGGATGAGGTTACGATCTATGACCGTGCCTTGTCGGACACCGAGATAGAGGCCATTTACCAGGCGGACGCTGCGGGGAAGTGTCGTCCTGATCCTGCCGTGCCGCCGGAAGGCATGCTCGCCTGGTGGACGGGTGATCGTCATCCTTACGATGTGGTGGGGACTAATCCTGGGGCACTCAG
The sequence above is drawn from the Verrucomicrobiia bacterium genome and encodes:
- a CDS encoding UDP-glucose/GDP-mannose dehydrogenase family protein — its product is MRLCIIGTGYVGLVTGTCFAEVGHQVVCVDCDAAKIATLKAGQMPIYEPGLEELVQRNKAAGRLDFTTSTKEGVDRADIIFIAVPTPPLPDGSVDLSFMEGVSRDIAGAMTSYKIVVDKSTVPVKTGEKVAETIKRYCKAKVEFDVVSNPEFLREGFAVEDFLKPDRIVIGVRSPRPVAAMKELYAPFNAPIIVTDINSAELIKHAANSFLALKISYINAVAAICEASGANVEEVANGIGMDKRIGRAFLNAGIGFGGSCFPKDLSAFIRISEDLGCPFHLLREVQRINAAQMDRFIKKITDTLWVLKGKTLGVLGLAFKQNTDDIRMSPAIELCQRLLKEGARLRVHDPKAMPKARAVLPEAEYVDDMNALAEGCDALVIATEWEEFKKLDLERARKALSHPIMFDGRNLFDPAEMERLGFIYKSVGR
- a CDS encoding Gfo/Idh/MocA family oxidoreductase, translated to MSQKPLKVGLIGGGKGAFIVHPHQRAIHMDGTRRVVAGALFPDPKIALEEAEKWPYPIKGYGSYDEMIAEQAKLPEEERLDYVLIVTPNHVHFDPAMKAMKAGIPVFCEKPLTVNLKQATELVKMQRKTGVPFGVAHTYLGHWTSRFARWVVRSGLLGEIRWVDSYYIQGWLATKLEDTGQQQASWRVNPKLAGASGCGGDIGTHALMQLRYVTGLEVTEVSAQLETFVPGRQLDDHFTTYCKLNNGARALVRASQICIGHKNDLGISINGTKGSLRWRQEEPESITISLMGQPDRVYWRGCVVPNDGFLKDVPKELLDEVTIPPGHPEAFHDAFARLHRCFEADIRKWKATGKVTIDGSKYANIEDGWMGLAFIETAVKSASKKGAWVKMPKKI